Proteins encoded by one window of Dietzia sp. B32:
- the metK gene encoding methionine adenosyltransferase, with product MTQARRLFTSESVTEGHPDKICDAISDSILDAMLEQDPAARVAVETMVTTGMVHVAGEVKTTGYVEIPQLIRDKIVEIGYDSSDKGFDGVSCGVSISIGQQSPEIAQGVDTSHEARTSTDSVEDAIARQGAGDQGLMFGYACSDTPELMPLPIALAHRLSRRLTEVRKDGTLAYLRPDGKTQVTIEYDGDRAVRLDTIVISTQHADGVDLETTLRDDLTQHVIDPVLAEAAGGIDTADFRLLVNPTGRFVLGGPMGDAGLTGRKIIVDTYGGMARHGGGAFSGKDPSKVDRSAAYAMRWVAKNIVAAGLAERVEVQVAYAIGKAAPVGLFVEAFGTETVDIDRLQQAVTEVFDLRPGAIIRDLDLKRPIYAPTAAYGHFGRTDIDLPWERTDRVDELKQAAGL from the coding sequence GTGACGCAGGCACGTCGGCTGTTCACCAGCGAGTCCGTGACCGAGGGGCATCCGGACAAGATCTGTGACGCGATCTCAGATTCGATCCTGGACGCGATGCTGGAGCAGGACCCGGCGGCCCGGGTGGCCGTGGAGACGATGGTCACCACCGGCATGGTGCACGTGGCCGGCGAGGTCAAGACCACCGGTTACGTGGAGATCCCGCAGCTCATCCGCGACAAGATCGTCGAGATCGGTTACGACTCCTCGGACAAGGGCTTCGACGGCGTCTCCTGCGGCGTGTCGATCTCCATCGGCCAGCAGTCGCCGGAGATCGCCCAGGGCGTGGACACCTCCCACGAGGCTCGTACGTCCACCGACTCGGTCGAGGACGCGATCGCCCGTCAGGGCGCCGGCGACCAGGGCCTGATGTTTGGCTACGCCTGCTCGGACACCCCCGAGCTGATGCCGCTGCCCATCGCGCTGGCCCACCGCCTCTCGCGGCGGCTGACCGAGGTGCGCAAGGACGGCACGCTGGCCTATCTGCGCCCGGACGGCAAGACCCAGGTCACCATCGAGTACGACGGTGACCGCGCTGTCCGGCTGGACACCATCGTCATCTCCACCCAGCACGCCGACGGCGTCGACCTGGAGACCACCCTGCGGGACGACCTCACGCAGCACGTGATCGACCCGGTCCTGGCCGAGGCCGCCGGTGGGATCGACACCGCCGACTTCCGACTGCTGGTCAACCCGACCGGCCGGTTCGTGCTCGGCGGCCCGATGGGCGACGCCGGCCTCACCGGACGCAAGATCATCGTCGACACCTACGGCGGCATGGCCCGCCACGGCGGCGGCGCGTTCTCGGGCAAGGACCCGTCCAAGGTGGACCGCTCGGCCGCCTACGCCATGCGCTGGGTCGCCAAGAACATCGTCGCCGCCGGCCTGGCCGAGCGCGTCGAGGTCCAGGTCGCCTACGCCATCGGCAAGGCCGCCCCCGTCGGGCTGTTCGTGGAGGCGTTCGGCACCGAGACGGTCGACATCGACCGCCTGCAGCAGGCCGTCACCGAGGTGTTCGACCTGCGGCCCGGCGCGATCATCCGCGACCTGGACCTCAAGCGCCCGATCTACGCCCCCACGGCCGCCTACGGTCACTTCGGTCGCACCGACATCGACCTGCCCTGGGAGCGCACCGACCGCGTCGACGAGCTCAAGCAGGCCGCCGGACTCTGA
- the coaBC gene encoding bifunctional phosphopantothenoylcysteine decarboxylase/phosphopantothenate--cysteine ligase CoaBC codes for MSPSGDDKRGPRVVVGVGGGIAAYKACGLIRLLTESGCHVDVVPTEAALRFVGSATFEALSGNPVSTGVFSDVPSVRHVALGQRADLVVVAPATADLLARAASGRADDLLTSTLLTARCPVLLAPAMHTEMWEHPATRRNVDTLRGDGIHVMPPAWGRLTGADTGAGRLPEPADIARLARLLLDGGSLPWDLAGKNVVVTSGGTREEIDPVRFLGNRSSGKQGHAIAAVAAARGAHVTLVTSSDLPTPPAVEAVHIESALELREQTLRAAAHADVVIKAAAVADFRPADVSDSKLKKGSESEPAEIRLRRNPDILAELVSARSAGDVPADCVLVGFAAETGDASGSVLEHGRAKLARKGCDLLVVNEVGRDTTFGKDVNGGWILDSGGGETAVEHASKDLLADRLLDAVVGIADGRTARSDADRTD; via the coding sequence GTGAGCCCCTCCGGGGACGACAAGCGCGGCCCGCGCGTCGTCGTCGGAGTCGGCGGCGGGATCGCCGCCTACAAGGCCTGTGGCCTGATCCGGCTCCTCACCGAGTCCGGATGCCACGTCGACGTCGTCCCCACAGAGGCGGCCCTGCGATTCGTCGGGTCCGCCACGTTCGAGGCGCTGTCCGGCAACCCGGTGTCCACCGGGGTCTTCTCGGACGTACCCTCGGTCCGCCACGTCGCCCTCGGGCAACGGGCGGACCTCGTCGTCGTCGCCCCCGCCACCGCGGACCTGCTCGCCCGCGCGGCGAGCGGTCGGGCCGACGACCTCCTCACCTCCACGCTCCTCACCGCTCGCTGCCCGGTGCTCCTCGCCCCGGCCATGCACACCGAGATGTGGGAGCACCCCGCGACCCGACGCAACGTCGACACCCTCCGGGGGGACGGCATCCACGTCATGCCGCCGGCGTGGGGTCGGCTCACGGGGGCGGACACCGGCGCCGGGCGGCTTCCGGAGCCCGCCGATATCGCGCGGCTGGCCCGACTCCTGCTCGACGGGGGATCACTGCCGTGGGACCTCGCCGGGAAGAACGTCGTCGTCACCTCGGGCGGCACGCGCGAGGAGATCGACCCCGTTCGCTTCCTCGGCAACCGCAGTTCGGGCAAACAGGGCCACGCGATCGCCGCGGTGGCCGCCGCCCGGGGGGCCCACGTGACACTGGTGACGTCCTCCGATCTGCCGACCCCACCCGCGGTCGAGGCCGTGCACATCGAGTCGGCGCTGGAACTGCGCGAGCAGACGCTGCGCGCAGCGGCCCACGCGGACGTCGTGATCAAGGCCGCCGCCGTCGCCGATTTCCGGCCGGCCGACGTCTCCGACTCCAAACTCAAGAAGGGGAGCGAGTCCGAGCCGGCGGAGATCCGCCTCCGGCGGAATCCGGACATCCTGGCCGAGCTGGTCTCCGCGCGCTCGGCAGGGGACGTCCCGGCAGATTGCGTCCTGGTGGGTTTCGCCGCCGAGACCGGGGACGCATCGGGGTCCGTCCTCGAGCACGGCCGCGCCAAGCTCGCCCGCAAGGGGTGCGATCTCCTCGTCGTCAACGAGGTCGGCCGTGACACCACCTTCGGCAAGGACGTCAACGGTGGCTGGATCCTGGACTCGGGCGGCGGCGAGACGGCTGTCGAGCACGCGAGCAAGGACCTCCTGGCCGACCGCCTCCTCGACGCGGTCGTGGGGATCGCGGACGGGCGGACCGCGCGGAGTGACGCGGACCGCACCGACTAG
- the rpoZ gene encoding DNA-directed RNA polymerase subunit omega: MATTEAAAATPLYDTPIGITNPPIDELLERASSKYALVIFAAKRARQINSYYNQIEEGILEYVGPLVDPGLHEKPLTIALRELHSDLLDCAEGE; encoded by the coding sequence GTGGCCACCACCGAAGCCGCAGCGGCCACCCCGCTGTACGACACCCCGATCGGCATCACCAACCCCCCGATCGATGAGCTGCTCGAGCGGGCGTCCTCCAAGTACGCACTCGTGATCTTCGCGGCCAAGCGTGCACGTCAGATCAACTCGTACTACAACCAGATCGAGGAGGGCATCCTCGAATACGTCGGCCCGCTGGTCGACCCGGGTCTTCACGAGAAGCCCCTGACCATCGCGCTGCGCGAGCTGCACTCCGACCTGCTCGATTGCGCCGAGGGCGAGTGA
- the gmk gene encoding guanylate kinase — MNTPSSGVTPESTAKRGRLIVLAGPSAVGKSTVVARLRERLPDLYFSVSMTTRAPRPGEVDGRDYYFVSTEDFREAVSEGRMLEWAEIHRGLQLSGTPAEPVRQALEEGHPVLIEVDLAGVRQIRESIPEGRTVFLAPPSWEELEVRLRGRGTEPHDVVTRRLETAKVEMEARDEFDVVVVNDELEKAVDELVSLLVGRD, encoded by the coding sequence ATGAACACACCGTCATCCGGGGTCACCCCGGAGTCGACGGCGAAGAGGGGCCGGCTGATCGTCTTGGCCGGCCCCTCCGCCGTCGGGAAGTCAACCGTCGTCGCCCGCCTCCGCGAGCGCCTCCCGGACCTCTACTTCAGCGTGTCGATGACCACGCGGGCCCCGCGGCCCGGTGAGGTCGACGGCCGCGACTACTACTTCGTGTCCACCGAGGACTTCCGGGAAGCCGTCTCCGAGGGCCGGATGCTGGAGTGGGCGGAGATCCACCGGGGGCTGCAGCTGTCGGGCACCCCCGCCGAGCCGGTGCGACAGGCTCTCGAGGAGGGGCACCCGGTCCTCATCGAGGTGGACCTCGCGGGTGTCCGTCAGATCCGCGAGTCGATCCCCGAGGGCAGGACCGTGTTCCTGGCCCCACCGTCGTGGGAGGAACTCGAGGTCCGACTGCGTGGTCGCGGCACCGAACCACACGACGTGGTGACCCGCCGGCTCGAGACCGCGAAGGTCGAGATGGAGGCCCGCGACGAGTTCGACGTCGTGGTCGTCAACGACGAACTCGAAAAGGCCGTCGACGAGTTGGTATCATTGCTGGTCGGCCGCGACTAG
- the mihF gene encoding integration host factor, actinobacterial type, translated as MALPQLTDEQRAAALEKAAAARRARAELKERLKRGGTDLKQVLKDAESDEILGKMKVSALLEALPKVGKVKAQEIMTELEIAPTRRLRGLGDRQRRALLERFDFTVD; from the coding sequence GTGGCCCTTCCCCAGTTGACCGATGAGCAGCGCGCTGCTGCTCTGGAGAAGGCGGCTGCCGCCCGTCGCGCCCGGGCTGAGCTCAAGGAGCGCCTGAAGCGTGGCGGCACCGACCTCAAGCAGGTGCTCAAGGATGCCGAGAGCGACGAGATCCTTGGCAAGATGAAGGTCTCCGCGCTGCTCGAGGCCCTGCCCAAGGTCGGCAAGGTCAAGGCTCAGGAGATCATGACCGAGCTTGAGATCGCGCCGACGCGCCGCCTGCGTGGTCTCGGTGACCGCCAGCGCCGCGCACTGCTCGAGCGGTTCGACTTCACGGTCGACTGA
- the pyrF gene encoding orotidine-5'-phosphate decarboxylase codes for MTGTASRAPFGTRLRSAIDDRGNLCVGIDPHPALLRSWGLGTDPAGLAEFSRRSLEAFADLVPAVKPQVAFFEEYGSAGLAVLEEVLGGIGEAGALSVADAKRGDIGSTMAGYARAWLRDGSPLACDALTVSPYLGVGSLEPAFDMAGETGRGLFVLARTSNPEAGALQGSTGPAGTVAQSVVDQVGLRNTRDGDGTPGSFGVVVGATVADPPRLDALSGPVLMPGVGEQGGTLADVRRIAGPALGDTLVNVSRHVLRAGPDVGAMRATVVELASQYRFSGDSPVA; via the coding sequence ATGACCGGAACCGCCTCCCGGGCCCCTTTCGGAACGCGCCTGCGGTCCGCCATCGACGACCGGGGCAATCTGTGCGTCGGGATCGATCCGCACCCCGCGCTGCTCCGGTCCTGGGGGCTCGGGACGGACCCGGCCGGGCTCGCCGAGTTCTCCCGCCGGTCGCTGGAGGCTTTCGCAGACCTGGTGCCCGCGGTCAAACCGCAGGTCGCGTTCTTCGAGGAGTACGGATCCGCGGGCCTCGCGGTCCTCGAGGAGGTCCTGGGCGGTATCGGTGAGGCCGGGGCACTGTCGGTGGCCGACGCCAAGCGGGGGGACATCGGGTCCACGATGGCGGGGTACGCGAGGGCGTGGCTCCGCGACGGCTCACCGCTGGCGTGTGACGCGCTCACGGTGTCGCCCTACCTCGGGGTGGGATCGCTCGAGCCCGCCTTCGACATGGCCGGCGAGACCGGTCGCGGTCTCTTCGTCCTCGCCCGGACCTCCAATCCGGAGGCCGGGGCGCTCCAGGGTTCGACCGGCCCCGCCGGCACGGTCGCCCAGTCCGTGGTCGACCAGGTGGGCCTGAGGAACACCCGTGACGGGGACGGCACCCCGGGGTCGTTCGGAGTGGTCGTCGGTGCGACGGTCGCCGACCCCCCGCGGCTGGACGCGCTCTCCGGCCCGGTCCTCATGCCCGGGGTGGGGGAGCAGGGGGGCACCCTCGCGGACGTCCGGAGGATCGCCGGCCCCGCGCTCGGCGACACCCTGGTCAACGTCTCCCGGCACGTGCTCCGGGCGGGTCCGGACGTCGGAGCGATGCGTGCGACCGTGGTCGAACTGGCCTCGCAGTACAGGTTCTCCGGCGACTCCCCAGTCGCCTGA
- the carB gene encoding carbamoyl-phosphate synthase large subunit, with translation MPRRTDINHVLVIGSGPIVIGQACEFDYSGTQACRVLRSEGLRVTLVNSNPATIMTDPEFADATYVEPITPEYIDKIFAKEAAEGHPVDAVLATLGGQTALNAAMQLDAQGILTKYDVELIGADIPAINRGEDRQTFKDIVASVGGDSARSAVCHTMEEVHATVAELGLPVVVRPSFTMGGLGSGLAYTTEDLERIAGGGLSASPTANVLIEESILGWKEFELELMRDNKDNVVVVCSIENVDALGVHTGDSVTVAPSMTLTDREFQNMRDLGIAIIREVGVDTGGCNIQFAINPVDGRLVVIEMNPRVSRSSALASKATGFPIAKIAARLAIGYSLDEITNDITGETPACFEPTLDYVVVKAPRFAFEKFPEADDTLTTTMKSVGEAMSLGRNYREALGKVMRSLETKSAGFWTLSDEVIAPGRSTDLSAVLDDLRRPTEGRMYDVELALRLGATVEQVHEASGIDPWFVEEVAALVELRQQIIDAPVVDEALLRLAKHNGLSDAQIAALRPEYAGAEGVQRLRHRLGVRPVYKTVDTCAAEFEAKTPYHYSTYELDPSAESEVTPQTEREKVIILGSGPNRIGQGIEFDYSCVHAALTLSEAGYETVMVNCNPETVSTDYDTADRLYFEPLTFEDVMEVYHAESESGTVAGVLVQLGGQTPLGLAAQLEDAGVPIVGTSPSAIDLAENRREFGEVLARAGLPAPAFGTAINAEEATTIAADIGYPVLVRPSYVLGGRGMEIVYDEASLRSYIGRATEISPDRPVLVDRFLDDAVEIDVDVLCDGTEVYLGGVMEHIEEAGVHSGDSACALPPITLGQDDIDRVRRSSEALAFGIGVKGLMNVQYAIKDDILYVLEANPRASRTVPFVSKATGVHLAKACARIMMGESIADLRADGLLPSDRDGGSLPADAPVAVKEAVLPFNRFRTPAGDTVDSLLSPEMKSTGEVMGIGPDFAVAFAKAQLAAEGVLPTSGTVFVSVANRDKRSMVFPAQRLAALGFTVLATEGTALMLRRYGIACETVAKLSESGPRPVDADGNPVQTIVDRINADEVDLILNIASSTGGTRADGHEIRSSAISRRVPCITTVQGATAAVHGIEAMRRGDVGVSPLQQLHSGLAAR, from the coding sequence GACGCGGTCCTGGCGACGCTCGGTGGGCAGACCGCCCTCAACGCCGCGATGCAGCTGGACGCCCAGGGCATCCTCACCAAGTACGACGTCGAGCTCATCGGCGCCGACATCCCCGCCATCAACCGTGGTGAGGACCGCCAGACCTTCAAGGACATCGTCGCCAGCGTGGGCGGCGACTCGGCCCGCAGCGCCGTGTGCCACACGATGGAGGAGGTCCACGCGACGGTCGCCGAGCTCGGGCTGCCCGTCGTGGTCCGGCCCTCGTTCACCATGGGCGGGCTCGGCTCCGGCCTGGCGTACACCACCGAGGACCTCGAGCGGATCGCCGGCGGCGGGCTGTCGGCCTCGCCCACCGCGAACGTCCTCATCGAGGAGTCCATCCTCGGGTGGAAGGAGTTCGAACTCGAGCTCATGCGCGACAACAAGGACAACGTCGTCGTCGTGTGTTCGATCGAGAACGTCGACGCGCTCGGCGTGCACACCGGCGACTCCGTCACCGTCGCGCCCTCGATGACCCTGACCGACCGCGAGTTCCAGAACATGCGCGACCTCGGCATCGCGATCATCCGCGAGGTCGGCGTGGACACCGGCGGGTGCAACATCCAGTTCGCCATCAACCCCGTCGACGGGCGCCTCGTGGTGATCGAGATGAACCCCCGCGTGTCCCGGTCCTCGGCCCTGGCCTCCAAGGCGACCGGGTTCCCGATCGCCAAGATCGCCGCCCGCCTCGCCATCGGTTACTCGCTCGACGAGATCACCAACGACATCACCGGCGAGACCCCGGCCTGTTTCGAGCCGACGCTGGACTACGTCGTGGTCAAGGCCCCCCGGTTCGCGTTCGAGAAGTTCCCCGAGGCCGACGACACCCTCACCACCACGATGAAGTCGGTGGGCGAGGCGATGAGCCTGGGCCGCAACTACCGCGAGGCCCTGGGCAAGGTCATGCGGTCGCTGGAGACCAAGTCCGCCGGTTTCTGGACCCTGTCCGACGAGGTGATCGCACCGGGCCGCTCGACCGACCTGTCCGCGGTCCTGGACGACCTGCGTCGCCCCACCGAGGGACGGATGTACGACGTCGAGCTCGCGCTGCGCCTGGGCGCGACGGTCGAGCAGGTGCACGAGGCCTCCGGGATCGACCCGTGGTTCGTCGAGGAGGTCGCCGCGCTCGTCGAGTTGCGCCAGCAGATCATCGACGCGCCCGTGGTCGACGAGGCGCTGTTACGCCTCGCCAAGCACAACGGGCTCTCCGACGCCCAGATCGCGGCCCTGCGCCCGGAGTACGCCGGAGCCGAGGGAGTACAGCGGCTCCGCCACCGCCTCGGTGTGCGACCCGTGTACAAGACCGTCGACACCTGCGCCGCGGAGTTCGAGGCCAAGACGCCGTACCACTACTCGACCTACGAGCTCGACCCGTCCGCGGAGTCCGAGGTGACCCCACAGACCGAGCGCGAGAAGGTCATCATCCTGGGCTCCGGGCCCAACCGGATCGGCCAGGGCATCGAGTTCGACTACTCGTGCGTCCACGCCGCGCTGACCCTGTCGGAGGCCGGGTACGAGACCGTCATGGTCAACTGCAACCCGGAGACCGTGTCCACCGACTACGACACCGCGGACCGTCTGTACTTCGAACCGCTGACGTTCGAGGACGTCATGGAGGTCTACCACGCCGAGTCCGAGTCGGGCACCGTCGCGGGTGTCCTCGTGCAGCTGGGTGGACAGACGCCGCTCGGGTTGGCCGCCCAGCTCGAGGACGCCGGCGTGCCGATCGTGGGCACGAGCCCGTCCGCCATCGACCTCGCCGAGAACCGTCGCGAGTTCGGCGAGGTGCTGGCCAGGGCCGGCCTGCCCGCTCCGGCCTTCGGCACGGCCATCAACGCCGAGGAGGCCACGACGATCGCAGCCGACATCGGGTACCCGGTCCTCGTGCGCCCGTCCTACGTTCTCGGCGGGCGGGGTATGGAGATCGTCTACGACGAGGCCTCCCTGCGTTCGTACATCGGCCGCGCGACCGAGATCAGCCCGGACCGCCCCGTGCTGGTCGACCGGTTCCTCGATGACGCCGTGGAGATCGACGTCGACGTCCTGTGCGACGGCACCGAGGTCTACCTGGGCGGCGTCATGGAACACATCGAGGAGGCCGGCGTCCACTCGGGCGATTCGGCGTGCGCGCTGCCGCCCATCACCCTCGGCCAGGACGACATCGACCGGGTGCGCCGCTCGAGCGAGGCCCTCGCGTTCGGTATCGGCGTCAAGGGCCTGATGAACGTGCAGTACGCCATCAAGGACGACATCCTCTACGTCCTCGAGGCGAACCCGCGTGCGAGCCGCACCGTGCCGTTCGTCTCGAAGGCCACCGGCGTCCACCTGGCCAAGGCCTGCGCGCGGATCATGATGGGCGAGTCGATCGCCGACCTGCGGGCCGACGGCCTGCTGCCGTCCGACCGCGACGGCGGCTCCCTGCCGGCGGACGCACCGGTCGCGGTCAAGGAGGCCGTGCTGCCGTTCAACCGCTTCCGCACCCCGGCCGGCGACACCGTCGACTCGCTGCTCAGCCCCGAGATGAAGTCCACCGGTGAGGTCATGGGCATCGGCCCGGACTTCGCCGTCGCCTTCGCCAAGGCGCAGCTCGCGGCCGAGGGAGTCCTGCCCACGTCCGGGACGGTGTTCGTGTCGGTCGCCAACCGCGACAAGCGCTCGATGGTGTTCCCCGCACAGCGCCTGGCCGCGCTCGGTTTCACCGTGTTGGCCACGGAGGGCACAGCGCTGATGCTCCGCCGGTACGGGATCGCCTGCGAGACGGTCGCCAAGCTCTCCGAGTCGGGCCCCCGCCCGGTGGACGCCGACGGCAACCCGGTCCAGACCATCGTCGACCGGATCAACGCCGACGAGGTGGATCTCATCCTCAACATCGCCTCGTCCACCGGCGGCACCCGGGCCGACGGGCACGAGATCCGGTCCTCCGCGATCTCGCGCCGTGTCCCGTGCATCACCACTGTGCAGGGTGCCACGGCGGCGGTACACGGCATCGAGGCGATGCGCCGCGGTGACGTCGGGGTGAGCCCGCTGCAGCAGCTGCACTCGGGGCTCGCCGCGCGATGA